The genomic interval ATAGTCCGCCCCGCCGGCGGCGGCGACCACGGCCTGGACCTCCGGGCGCTCGCCGCGGATCCGCATGGCCGCGTCGCGGAACGCCGGCCACAGCCGCACCACCTCCTGGCGGCGGCTCCCCGGGAACAGGCCCAGCACGGGGCGCGCCGGATCCAGGCCCAGCTCGCGCTTGAGCTGCTCCTTCGCGGCCAGCGGCGGGCGGTCCATCAGCGGGTGGCCGACGAACGTCGCCCGGACGCCGCGCGAGGCGAAGAACCGCTCCTCGAACGGCAGGATCACGGCGAGCCGCGACACCGTGCGCGCCATCTGGTGCACCCGGCTCTCGTGCCAGGCCCACAGCTGCGGCGCGATGTAGTAGAGGACCGGCACGCCGGCGCGCGCGGCGGCGGCCGCGACCCGGAGGTGGAAGCCGGGGTAGTCCACCAGCACGACCAGGCGCACGTCGCCCTGCGCGAGCCGGCGCTCGATGCGGCGCAGCAGCCGCCAGTGCGCCGGCAGCTTGCGGGCGACCTCGACGAACCCCATGACCGTGAGATCCTCGATGCGCGCCACGAGCCGGGCGCCCGCGGCTTCGAGATGGGAACCGCCCACGCCCTCGACGGCGACGTCGGGCGCCAGCCGCCGCAGCGCGGCGACCAGGGCTCCCGCATGCTGGTCGCCCGAGGGCTCGCCTGCGGAGACGAAGACGGTGGTCCGGCTCACGCGCCGTGCAGCGCCGCCGGGCTTCCCACCGCCTCCAGCACGCGGAACGCCAGAGCCAGCGCCGAGAGCCCGTCCTTGCCGGTCACGGCCGGTGGCTCGGACCCTCGAACGGCCCGCACGAAGTTGCCCAGCTCGAGCGCGAGCGGCTCGGCCTCGGGCGCGCTGAGCGACACGCGCTCGACCAGCCTGGCCAGGTCGGTCGCGCCCTCGGCCAGCGCCCGCTGCGCGTCGGGCTTGAGGCGCAGGAACTCGCCCTTGCCGGCCGCGAGGTCGAGCGAGAAGTAGCCCGACGGCTGGAAGATCCGGAGCTTCCTGACCCGCTCCCGCGCCAGCCGGCTCGCCGTGAGGTTGGCCACGGCGCCCGACCCGAACTCGAGCCGCGCCGTCGCGATGTCCACGCTCGAGGTCACCACGCCGATGCCCGACGCCCGCACGTCCACCACCGGCTCCTTCACCAGGGCCAGCACCAGGTCCAGGTCGTGGATCATCAGGTCCAGGATGACGGCGACGTCCGAGCCGCGCGCGGCGAACGGCGCGACCCGGTCGGACTCGATGAACTTCGGCGAGGCGAGGTACGGGGCCGCCGCCCGGAGCGCCCGGTTGAAGCGCTCGACGTGGCCCGTCTGGAGCAGCACGCCCGCGCGCTCGGCGGCCCCGACCAGGGCCTCGGCCTCGGGCAGCGTGGCGGCGATGGGCTTCTCCATGAGGACGTGCCGGCCGCGGCCCAGCGCCGCCAGGCCGACCTCGTGGTGGGCCGGGGTGGGCACCACCACCGACACGGCCTCCACGTCGGCGAGCAGGGCGTCGAGCGAGGGATAGGCCCGGGTCCGGAACTGTCCGGCGATCTCGGCGGCGCGCTCGGCTCGCGTGTCGAACACGCCCGCCAGCCGGACGCCCGGGAGCGAAGCGTAGAGACGCGCGTGATGGCAACCGAGGCTCCCGACGCCGACGACCCCGACGGGGAGCGGGGCGCCGGTCACACCAGCACTCCGCGCGCGCTCGCCTCGATGAACTGGAGGAAGGTCTCGACCTCGGGCAGCATCGTGAGCTCCGCGCGCGCGCGCTCGAGGGCCTGGCTGATGTTGAGGCCCGAGCGGAAGAACAGCCGGTACGCCTTCTTCAGCTCGGCCACCGTCTCCGGGGTGAACCCGTGGCGCTGCAGCCCCACCGCGTTGAGCCCGTACAGCTTCATCGGGTTGCCGACCGCCTTGGTGTACGGCGGCACGTCCTTGGTGACCCGGGACATCCCGCCGATGAAGGCGTACGCCCCGATCTTCACGAACTGGTGCACCGGCGTGAGCCCGCTGATGATCGCGCAGTCGTCCACGGTGACGTGCCCCGCCAGCTGCACGCCGTTGGTGAGGATGACGCGGTTGCCCACGTGGCAGTCGTGCGCCATGTGGACGTAGGTCATCACCAGGCAGTTCTTCCCGAGGCGCGTCACGCGCGACTGGGTGGTGCCGCGGTTGATGGTGCAGTACTCGCGGATCACGGTGCCCTCGCCCACCTCGACCCAGGTCTCCTCGCCCGCGTACTTGAGGTCCTGGGGCGCGCCGCCGAGGATGCTGCCGCTGCCCACGCGGCACTGCGGCGCGAGCCGCACGTTCTGCTCAAGGGTGGCGCGCGCGGCGATGCGGCATCCCGCACCCAGCGAGACCTGCGGGCCGACGATGGCGAACGGACCGATCTCCACGCCCGGGCCGAGCTCGGCGTCGGGCGAGACGATGGCGGTGGGATGGATGGTCGCGTCGCTCATGGCCGCCTCACCGCTCCACGATCCGGGCCATCATCTCGGCCTCGACCACCACGTGGCCGTCCACGTAGCCGACGCCGCGCATCCGGCTGGCCCGTTCCTTGTGCTGGAGCAGCTCCAGCTCGAACCGGATCTGGTCGCCCGGAACCACCGGCCGGCGGAACTTCACGTTGTCCAGCGACATGAAGTAGACCACCTTGTCGTGGCCCTCGCCCGACTTCTGGATGAACCCCATCAGCATCACGCCGCCGACCTGCGCCATCGCCTCGATCATCAGCACGCCGGGCATGATGGGATGATCGGGGAAGTGGCCCTGGAAGAACGGCTCGTTGATGGTCACGTTCTTGATCCCGACGATCCGCTTCCCTTCCTCCATCTCGACGATGCGGTCGACCAGCAGCATCGGGTAGCGGTGGGGGAGGATCTGGAGGATGTCGCGGATGTCGAGCGGCGGGTGGCCCCCGCTCACCGCGGCCCGGCGGCGGATGGCGTTCCCCAGGGCGACGTTGCCGCGGTGGCTCGGCTTGTCGGCGACCACGTGGCCGTGGATCCGGCCGCCCACCAGCGCCAGGTCGCCCACCAGGTCCGCCGCCTTGTGGCGCACGAACTCGTCGGGCCAGCGCAGCGTGTTGTCCACCACTCCCCGGTCGTCGAGCACCACCGCGTTGGCCGTCGAGGCGCCCGCGATCAGTCCGCGGCTGCGCAGCTGCTCGACCTCCCGGACGAACCCGAAGGTGCGCGCGCCGGCCAGCTCGTGCTCGAACGCGTCGGGCGTGATGTCCCAGCAGCCCGACTGCCGGCCGATCAGGGGATGGGGGAACTCGATCGTGGCGGAGATCTTGAGCTGGTCGGCCGGTCCCACCAGGTAGCTCGCCTCGCCCTCGCGCAGCGCGAACGGCTCGGTGACGGTGTACTGCACCGCCTCGCCGCCGTGCTCCGCGGGCTCCGCCCGGCGCACCGCCTCCACGAACGGGGCGAACGAGCCGTCCAGGATCGGCGGCTCCGGACCGGTCAGCTCCACCACCACGTCGTCCACGCCGAGCGCGTGCAGCGCGGCGAGCACGTGCTCGACCGTGTGCACTTCGGCGCCGTTCGCGGCCAGCGTGGTGCGCCGCTCGACGCCCGAGACGCTGGTGAGCCGGGCCGGGACCGTCGGCGCCCCGGCGAGGTCGGTGCGGCGGAACACGATCCCGCTCCCGGGCTCGCCGCCGCACAGCGTCACCCGGGCCGGAACGCCGGTGTGCATCCCGACGCCGTCGAGCGTCGCCGCGCGCCGCAGCGTGCGGCGTGGCAGGCTATCCTTGCCCGGACTTGCCACGCTTCACCAGCTCCTCCAGGTCGTCCACGATCGGCGCCAGCCGGTAGCTGGCCGCGATCGCCTTGAGCGCCTCGCGGCGGTCGCGCGCGGGGTAGCCGAACACGGTGGCGCCCGCCGCCACCTCGCCCATCACCCCGCTCTGCGCGGCGATCCGCGCCCCCCGCCCCACCGTGAAGTGGCCCGCCAGCCCCACCTGGCCGGCGAGGATCACGTCGTCCTCCACGTGCGTCGAGCCGGCGATCCCCACCTGCGCCATGATGAGGCAGCGGGCGCCGATCCGGCAGTTGTGCCCGATCTGCACCAGGTTGTCGATCTTGGTGCCGGCGCCCACGACGGTGTCGTCCACGCTGCCGCGGTCGATCGTGGTGTTGGCGCCGATCTCCACGTCGTCGCCGATCACGCAGCGGCCCACGTGCGGGATCTTCTCGTGGCCGGCGCGTCCGGGCACGTAGCCGAAGCCGTCCGAGCCGAGCACCACGCCGGCGTGCAGG from Gemmatimonadales bacterium carries:
- the lpxB gene encoding lipid-A-disaccharide synthase, which gives rise to MSRTTVFVSAGEPSGDQHAGALVAALRRLAPDVAVEGVGGSHLEAAGARLVARIEDLTVMGFVEVARKLPAHWRLLRRIERRLAQGDVRLVVLVDYPGFHLRVAAAAARAGVPVLYYIAPQLWAWHESRVHQMARTVSRLAVILPFEERFFASRGVRATFVGHPLMDRPPLAAKEQLKRELGLDPARPVLGLFPGSRRQEVVRLWPAFRDAAMRIRGERPEVQAVVAAAGGADYPSAGAIRVVAGRPRECFSAADAALCKSGTSTLEAAVAGTPLVVAYRMHPLSYLLARRLVRVPWIGMVNLVAERQVAPEFIQGAVTAGALADAVRPLLDPSSPERRAQLEALAEVRRRLGNPGAAVRAAELARSLLVA
- a CDS encoding Gfo/Idh/MocA family oxidoreductase; this encodes MTGAPLPVGVVGVGSLGCHHARLYASLPGVRLAGVFDTRAERAAEIAGQFRTRAYPSLDALLADVEAVSVVVPTPAHHEVGLAALGRGRHVLMEKPIAATLPEAEALVGAAERAGVLLQTGHVERFNRALRAAAPYLASPKFIESDRVAPFAARGSDVAVILDLMIHDLDLVLALVKEPVVDVRASGIGVVTSSVDIATARLEFGSGAVANLTASRLARERVRKLRIFQPSGYFSLDLAAGKGEFLRLKPDAQRALAEGATDLARLVERVSLSAPEAEPLALELGNFVRAVRGSEPPAVTGKDGLSALALAFRVLEAVGSPAALHGA
- the lpxC gene encoding UDP-3-O-acyl-N-acetylglucosamine deacetylase, whose translation is MASPGKDSLPRRTLRRAATLDGVGMHTGVPARVTLCGGEPGSGIVFRRTDLAGAPTVPARLTSVSGVERRTTLAANGAEVHTVEHVLAALHALGVDDVVVELTGPEPPILDGSFAPFVEAVRRAEPAEHGGEAVQYTVTEPFALREGEASYLVGPADQLKISATIEFPHPLIGRQSGCWDITPDAFEHELAGARTFGFVREVEQLRSRGLIAGASTANAVVLDDRGVVDNTLRWPDEFVRHKAADLVGDLALVGGRIHGHVVADKPSHRGNVALGNAIRRRAAVSGGHPPLDIRDILQILPHRYPMLLVDRIVEMEEGKRIVGIKNVTINEPFFQGHFPDHPIMPGVLMIEAMAQVGGVMLMGFIQKSGEGHDKVVYFMSLDNVKFRRPVVPGDQIRFELELLQHKERASRMRGVGYVDGHVVVEAEMMARIVER
- the lpxA gene encoding acyl-ACP--UDP-N-acetylglucosamine O-acyltransferase, which translates into the protein MSDATIHPTAIVSPDAELGPGVEIGPFAIVGPQVSLGAGCRIAARATLEQNVRLAPQCRVGSGSILGGAPQDLKYAGEETWVEVGEGTVIREYCTINRGTTQSRVTRLGKNCLVMTYVHMAHDCHVGNRVILTNGVQLAGHVTVDDCAIISGLTPVHQFVKIGAYAFIGGMSRVTKDVPPYTKAVGNPMKLYGLNAVGLQRHGFTPETVAELKKAYRLFFRSGLNISQALERARAELTMLPEVETFLQFIEASARGVLV